The following DNA comes from Triticum aestivum cultivar Chinese Spring chromosome 3D, IWGSC CS RefSeq v2.1, whole genome shotgun sequence.
TCATCCGGATGACTGGAATGCTTCCACTCTCACTAACTCGTATGCGCTTCACAACCTAAGCGCGCATGTTATACGCTTACATCACCTTGTCTCTTCCAAAATGCTTAGTTAAACAATCTTTTGCATGTAGCAAATCGTCGAATGGAAAGACTACTACTGTCCCGTCAAGCCCGGTCTTCAGATGTACTGAACGTGCCGAGAAGCGCAGAGAGGTATATGTTCCTTTGTGACATGAAAGATACAAGACATGGCGAGGGATAGGGGAGAGGTTCTCATCCTTAATTTGTTTCATGGTCTATTGCAGTATTATTCAAAGTTGGAGGAGAAACATCAAGCTATGGAGGAGCAGAGGATTAAGCTGGAAGCTAGGTTGAAGGTAATTCATCATGTTTTTCGGCATTTTCCAAGATGATCGACGGATCCTCTTCTCTATACATACATGCTGAAGAATTTTCATAACCAAACACTCACTGATCTATTACATTGTGAATGAATCTGCAGAGGGAGCAGGAGGAGGCTCTCAGGCTACTCAGGAAAAGCCTGACATTCAAAGCCACACCCATCCCAAGCTTCTACCATGAGGCACCTTCTCCCAAGGCTGAATACAAgaaggtaggtagaaggcgaaaaaATATCAATTTTCAGAAAATGCTTTGATCCTAAAAGTTTTAAGTACTGATTGCTCACACATAATTAATAAATTTCTTGCTTGCAGCTGCCCACAACCCGTCCCAAGTCACCGAAGCTGGGGAGGAAGAAGGCCGCCATGAACACCTCGCACTCATCGGAGGAGAGCGAGAGCACGAGGCCCTGCTGCCGCGCAAGCCGCGACAGACACGACAGCAACTGCAAatgccacagcagcagcagcaagccaCGGCAGCAGCAACATCCCACAGCAAGCTCATCCAAGAAGCAGCCCAACAAGAACCATGCCCACAAGCTATCGGCGCTCAACATCGCCGTGTGCTAGTTGCagcatctgcttcttcttcctccagcagcACTTGGTTCGGTGCTAGATCCTTGTGCCTTCATGGATCATGGTGAAATCTGAGTCCAGGAGGGGGAGAAGGCTTTTTCTCCGTAAGTTATGAGAGTGACTTCGGCTTCAACCGAGGTTTGCGGTGGTTAAGTTATGTCATGAAAATAAGTTATGCACACGGGGTTGCGAATGTGCCGTGAGCGAGGTCAGTCACAAGGGTTTTTGTGTCCTAATTATTTCATctcactttgcatatttatcacagATGTGAGAGTGGCATGTGCTGTATCTGTACAAATGATGTTTGTTTCTCAGTTTGTGGGGTTTCTTGATGTAAGTTATATTGTGCACTCATGCAAACAGAGGGTTTGTTTGCTTGTTGGTGGTTGATGAATGACATTAAACTATTTATTTATATTCACTGATCTTCAGTGGAGTTTAAGTTGGTAGCTGTGCAACTTTTTTCTGCTTGTACAATGAATGTGGTATTTTGGTTTTGTTGGCACTTGTTAATTGCTAATAGAAAGATGCCGAGGACAGCAAATCAAAGCCCTCAATTTGCTTAGGTGTTGTTTGAAGAGGGAGAAAATAGATACGACCCCTTTCGATTATGTGAATAAGTTTTAGATTGAATTCCTCTACTGAAAGGATTGAGATGGGTCTGCAGTTTGTCTAAACAAATTCTGATTGGGCATGAGGACATTTTGCCACATTCTGGTTGACTCTGGAAATCTTGCTGTCACTCAAGCAGAGTATTCATGTAGGTCAATAACCTACTGTTTCCTTCAGAAAGAAATATACGAAAACTGCAGAGACAGCACATGCAAGCAGCTACAAAATTTATTTTCACTCCAAATTCAGCACCTGTAGTATAACTCGAAAACATGACATAGACAGAACCATAATCGTGCTGGTCTTTGTGCTCTGCACTGACACTTCGAAtttttcaaccaatcaatcctAGTCCAATCCTAGTTACCTTAACTTCCTAATAAGCATGAAAAGATCACAGCAGATTCTTCTGAGCAAGTAGAACCCCCGCTGCCGTACAGACGACGATAGAGAGAAGGCCATCCCTGGACATCATGCGCTCCTTCCATGTCAAGGGAGCAGACACCTGCTTCAGCATTTCCTGGAACTGCTCTTTCGTGTCGTCCAGCGAGCCGGAGTTGTCGATCACTATGTCGGCTTCCGACTTCTTCCAGTCCAGCGCAAGCTGAGCGTCGATCCTGCTCTGAGCCTGTTCCTGGCCGCACCCGTCTCTTGACATGAGCCTCTCAATCTGTGTTTTGGGATCCACCCATATGACAACCACGGGGTCCGTCCATCGGTCCATCTTTGTCTCGAACAGGAGTGGGATGTCGACCACGATAACCAGGCATCCCTTCACCCATAGTTTTAGTATCTCCCAGAATATACCGCATGAAATGTGTGGGGCCAGAAGACTGAAAGTAGCCACGATGGAGAAACCAAAGTGTAGTCAGGGATCAGGATTGAGACATGGTGTAGACAAACAAGAATCCTTGATATTTCAGGGACTATATTCATGACAAAGAGTATGAGCATGCAATGAAATGTATCTTGTTATACCCACTTTGCTGTGATGTTTTTATTTTAGGAATGACATAAACAGTATTGTTAAAGGTAAACCTTGTCACATTTCATCATCCATTTATGAAACACAAGTCGATATTTATGCACACAGTTAACAATGAACTGAATATGCAACCGAAGTATGACATTTTTCTAGAAACCAGAACATGATGAGATGTCAAACCAGAAATAGGTGGAACTGCTTCCCAAAAGCAGTATTTATATAGTAACTGCCATGTATACAAACTGGATCAAAATTCTATTGGCCAACAtagcagaaagaaagaaaaatgtaACTGCCATGTAAATAAACTGAATAAAATATATTGGGCAAGCAtaacagaaagaaagaaagaaagaaaatcaaaagcAATGCCAGTAGAAGTTGTACCGGTTTAGAAGCTTGCGTTTTTCTGGGTCAGAGAAAACAATCTGACCCAACTGAGCTCTGTCAATTTCTCCATTTTCCAACAGAATGCCATTCCCAAAAGCTTTTACAATCTTCTTCCAACCTCCAGTACCTTTCTGCACTAC
Coding sequences within:
- the LOC123076754 gene encoding dephospho-CoA kinase; translated protein: MRLVGLTGGIASGKSTVSGLFKSAGVPVVDADVVARNVVQKGTGGWKKIVKAFGNGILLENGEIDRAQLGQIVFSDPEKRKLLNRLLAPHISCGIFWEILKLWVKGCLVIVVDIPLLFETKMDRWTDPVVVIWVDPKTQIERLMSRDGCGQEQAQSRIDAQLALDWKKSEADIVIDNSGSLDDTKEQFQEMLKQVSAPLTWKERMMSRDGLLSIVVCTAAGVLLAQKNLL